The genomic segment aacataggaaagtttggaaagtgattttccggaaaccactttccgggaAATAAACATAGCCGCCTTAAAGTGCAATGGTTCTGAAAAATTCTAGCCATGTACATTATACGACTGCATGATGGTATAAAATCACAAAGTCTTACACTTTTTCCTCCTCCCAAATCCACAAAAGATATCAACATAAAATCCACTACCAGAGACTGAAGTTGGCTTCAAATTTGGGCTTCAAAGAAATCCACCATTGAAGATGATCAAAATGTTGGAGAATAAGTCTTACAGAATTATGTGCTCATTTTCTATTAACTGAGATCTGAACTGGCCTGGACTTAGGGTATCAGTGTTGACACATCTCAATCTAATCATGCTGGTTACACTATCTATGAATAGGTCAGCATACACCTATACTGGATGTAAGCAAAACCTGTTACAAAACTCTAGATTAACACACGTCCAAAGCCACTGCTACAAGTTTTCAATGCTAAATTTGTAACTTTTCCATGCTTTAGAGAACACATTCCTCCTATAATCTAACATAGGAGTGCTTGCAAAATGAAATTGACAGAGATATCCACATGATATGGTCATGTATTAAGTTGTCAGCGCCTCAGAGATGATCACAACAATGTATTACATTCATAGCTCAATTCTTCTAGGTAGAAACTAGGTCAAAGAAATGCCAGGGCTAGTAATCATGGATTAGTTCACCACAACGAAACTTAAAGCAAGCTCAGCTAAACGATCACTCATAATGTGCGGGGGGGGTGGGGTGTGGTGGTGTTAAAGGGGTTTTGTCTGTGGGGTGGTgcattaagaaaaaacattagtgaTGTTTAACAGGAATTTAAACTAGACTCCAAGACATTTCTCTGAATGACTTACTATGATGGAGCAGGCACATTAAATTCCTGTGGGGAGCATCATCAAATCTAGACTCCAAGACATTTCTCTGAATGACTTACTATGGATGTTGCCAGCTCCATCATGTTTGCATGTTTCAAGTACAAAAACTTAGACTCGTGCAAGCTTAGGTTGTAGCAACAACCtccattttcttccttttctcatTTTACAAGTCTTCCACAATCCCCTATTTCCAAAAATTGTCTtcccatttttttcttctttccctaAAAATCcactttagaaataatttttcttcGTCTCCCTCATccacacacacaaaaacaatattcatgATCTTTACTATTACACTGATTAGAAAACCCCCAACACAAATGCTAATTAACAGGTTTGCCCTAATTTGAACAATTCCACTGTCctcacaatataattttttttaataaaattgaaccCCCAATTATCAAGTACATTAGAAAAACCCAAGCTTGAGAGGAGGAAAACTGAAGGCCCAATCAAAATGACGtaaaaataggaaaaacaaCGCAAacccagaaaacaaaaattgctgAAACTGGAAGATACGATCgaggaaagagaaagagagagtacCGAAGTAACGGCGCTCATTGGCTTCCTTAGCTTTCTGAAGCATCTTGTCAAGGTCTTGTTCAAGCTGAGCATCCCATTTGACCAATTGATTCACAAAAACAACTCCTAATCCCATGCCCACCACATGTTCCCACGGATCtttaaacacacaaaaaaaaaacaagaccatcatcatcaaaatcagtttttttttaagattaaaatggaAATCAATGATAAAAGATTAGTGATTTGTTGGTAGAAAATAATTACGGCGCATGTAAGGAAGTTTGCGGAGAGCATTGGAGTACATCTGGGTGCCCAGCCCCAACAGTGCTCCTACCACTGTTGCACTGAATACCATCTTTTTTTGGTAGATTTTTCTAACAAATCTCCTTCTTTCAACCTTCTTCGCTCCACTTCACttccaatttattattttgaggaTTTTCTGCTTCTGTCTTTGTGTTTCCTTGTGACTCTCATCCAAATCAGTTCGATCTTGCcatgttgagtttttttttttttttccttaagggGAGGTGGGCTACGGGTTTACTAAGGGCTCTGTCACTGGATATTTTCTTCGTGAAGCCCATTATTTTAAGCCGGAGCCTTTATATTGTATATACACTAACAATTAATTCGATATCACCTAACCCATTTGTCAGTACAAAAACATAAGTTCATTTTCAGTTTGGGTCTAATTACATTTGTTACTGgtagatttgttttgttttctatgtttatttcttaaatttatattttttcatgtaaaatattttgtagaaaaattaatccatataaaatattttacaatcaacctttaaatttagtttatttattaaaaaatagctcataaaataccataaaatattttaaaaatattaatctactTACCATCTCATTTAACTAGTTCAACTATCGTCTCCTCCATCACTATCTCATCGTTACCTTCTTTTTCACTATCTCGCCATTaccttcttcatcatcattgttATGTCATCACTTTCTTcaccttcatcatcatcatgaccATCTTCACCACCACCTCATAACCaccatcttcttcatcatcatcgtcatcttGTTATCGCCATGTCATCACCACTACCGTCTCACCACCACCTCCTGCTCACCCTCATCATGACAACTTCctccatcatcaccatcatctcaCCATCACCACGATCATCTCCTCCATTATAACCATTATATCaacactataattaaaaaatatttacttgtaAAAAGTATTCAGATATTAGTAATGTTTTTtcagtgtaaaaaaaattttaattgcatCGGGGTTGATTCGATGTAACCTGATTGATTTTGCTTGTTCAAAAGCAAACTAGACGacctataaaaaacataatttcactcaattttttttcaagatgacatctttttttttaatattaaaataacaatatattgaattaacttgagttaacccatgataacattttaaattcatgacccaagttatgagattatgataatctcatagaaaacaaatcaaaacaaattataaagcctaatttctaatcaacccaatattgaagaataaaattaaaaaaaaatcaattaaaaaatgacctaTAAAAACGACCCGAGTTAATCTATCAAACTCACGAATTGGGTCAGAAAACCGAGATAAccccacagaaaaaaaaatcaaaacaaattatgaagttcaattctcaatcagtccaatattgaatgatgagactaaaaaagaaatcaattaaaaaaagaatataaaaaataaatcaagtcaatCTGTCAAACCTATGACTcaggtcatgagattgagataacctcattgaaataaaattaaaaaatgatatgatttAACCCAAATTAACTTGTCAGATTCATGACTCTAGTAATGAGAATGAGATAactaaatgttgaatgatgagatttgtaaaacttttaattaaaaaaatgacacaaaaaataagtcaagtcaATATGGGTTGACTAGTTAAGACCAAGCAAACCCATAACTATAGAAAGACaccaaaatacttaattttattcatttatgtttaattaaaatacaagtCAAACAACCCTATTTATACTAGTCTGAAGTCTGAATCTTAATCCTTAAAGCGAAAAAAAGTCCTAAGAAACAATTTTAGAGTTAATATAGAAAttcataaactaaataaaaaaaataaaattataaagctaatatttaatattctaaAACTACTCTTGCATTAGTTTCACTAGACTGGAAAAAACTTGTTCTTGAGTtcaaattattcataaaaagtCTAACATGGCATTCTTCAAGCAAAACCtctttagtaaaaaaaaaacaatccacaTAATGTTCTTCAAGCAGATCTTCTTCAATCGAAAACTGTTTTTCACCATGAAGATATCCTCTACAAACTTAAACCATGGTGATTCGACATCACATAACGAAAACTACTACAAGTTACAActctaaaaaatcaagagcACTAACTATGTgaagacaataaaaatatttgatttttatttatcctaTTCTCACATATCAAAATATTACTACAAttctttatatagaaaaaaaaactaaaaaaataatattgaatagaaaaataaaaataaaaaaactatctcgccaaatagaaaaaataaaattacatggacaatatttaattttctagaaTTGTTACCGCCTCAAATAATAAGATACACGAAGTTTCCCTCTCAAAACAAAATGTTACAGCTAATGTCGTTTTTATCTTATAGTGGCAGATTACATTTTTATCTCTTTAACACTGAAGAGATCTATTTTGATGGTCAAGTTTCTTTCCGATATTGAAAATTAATCATGTAGCTGTCCTGAgtgttaaaatttgaaaatccaTAATCAAAGAACTTTCATCTTCCTCGTCCTTGCCCAAGgagataattattttcatttagcTTTCTCCTGCACTCCAAGGTCATTAATCACCggttcatgtaattttttttttattttttttttggagaggaTATTGTCCTTGCAATTTCATCAAGTTTTCCATAAAACGAAAggccctttcttttcttctctctagtATAATTGTCAGTGAAGGTCCTTAATCACTCTTTGGTGGTGCTAGACGCATGGTTAAATAAGAATTGGCTGGTAAGTATACCCTTCTGCGATGCACTTTTCCCCTAATCAGCGttggaatagaaaaaaaaaacagagagagagagagagagatttatgGCTGATAAGCACACCCACGTAGATAACTGAATCCCATCAAATAATGTTCAcagtatagttttgaaacccgatcTGGTGATCGATTCGGTCTaatgatcgggtcacgggtcagatggattgacccgagtcaacaaaaaaaattaaaaatcaaataacccATCAAACAACTCTCTTGCACTGTCCATGTTCCCACTCTTCACATAAACAGAAATCAACTCCATCCAATAAATCACATTCCTATTGGAAATTTAATCAAACACATTTCGCCCACACTCTGAAAACCTAGATTTTATATGCATATCAATCATAGAATTCCCAACATGCAAATCCTCACCAAACCCCCCAACCAAAATCCTTTGCCCATAAATTTGCCGCCCCAAACTCACATCCATTTTAGCACCACAAGCCCTAAAAAGAGCAATAAATATGAAAGAAACAGGCACAACACCTTCTTTTCTCATTAAACTATAAAACTCAGTTGATTCATTTAACTTTTCCTCAATCAAATAACCTCTAATACGTTGTGTTGAGGCAAGGGTTGTCCAGGCTCGATGAATTGAAGGGAACGAGTAGGGATCATTATGAGAGAATGCCGATAAGGGTAGAGCCCATTGACGGAGGGGACGCCGTGTTTGGGGTGGAAACGTATTACGGGCACAGGAGCTATGAATTGAAATTGATATTCTTTAATTAGGTTCTCTCTGTCTGCAATTCTGCAGCGTTCACgactatgtgtgtgtgtgtgtgtatatatatatgtcggGTCTCATCCGGGTTTGTCCGGGTCGATCGGGT from the Populus nigra chromosome 1, ddPopNigr1.1, whole genome shotgun sequence genome contains:
- the LOC133692583 gene encoding uncharacterized protein LOC133692583; its protein translation is MVFSATVVGALLGLGTQMYSNALRKLPYMRHPWEHVVGMGLGVVFVNQLVKWDAQLEQDLDKMLQKAKEANERRYFDQDDD